In Paenibacillus sp. JQZ6Y-1, a genomic segment contains:
- a CDS encoding HNH endonuclease, with translation MQHIHQESPAATHSELPVTEPAQTAAQETADSKACSRCGVVYPLSHYLKRTGRKSGRSRRRGTCRECRKQIKVAGQSMPSTAQSTAGQRPQHPSASEVTLLHSTASAVAHETDDHSAAPRTGIVTARPVRSLPSIEHKDIRGHGLDLAILRPTRRGIVHMRGRTDKGRRWHQETDLDTATTLVREYAAVVVNRHTIRRLYSNRSFRKYILERDQYTCYFCGGPGDTIDHLLPRARGGHTTPLNCVCACNLCNQTKADHDLHHFIQPME, from the coding sequence ATGCAGCATATACACCAGGAATCACCAGCAGCGACTCACAGCGAGCTGCCGGTAACAGAGCCAGCACAGACTGCTGCACAGGAGACAGCAGATAGCAAAGCTTGTTCCCGCTGCGGCGTTGTGTATCCGCTCTCGCATTATTTAAAGCGAACCGGACGCAAATCAGGACGCTCCCGTCGGCGCGGAACATGCCGCGAATGCCGGAAACAAATCAAAGTCGCTGGGCAGTCTATGCCGAGCACCGCGCAATCAACAGCTGGGCAACGTCCACAGCATCCGTCTGCATCGGAAGTGACACTTCTGCATTCCACTGCCTCTGCGGTTGCGCATGAGACAGATGATCATAGCGCAGCACCGAGGACGGGCATTGTAACGGCGCGTCCCGTGCGCAGCTTACCGTCTATCGAGCATAAAGATATTCGCGGACACGGACTGGATCTTGCCATTCTGCGTCCGACGCGACGCGGCATTGTGCATATGCGCGGGCGGACAGATAAAGGACGTCGCTGGCATCAGGAAACCGATTTGGATACAGCTACTACGCTTGTACGCGAATATGCCGCTGTTGTCGTGAATCGACATACGATCCGTCGTTTGTACAGCAATCGTTCGTTCCGTAAATACATTCTGGAACGTGACCAGTATACCTGCTACTTCTGCGGCGGTCCGGGTGATACCATTGACCATCTGCTACCGCGCGCACGTGGCGGGCATACGACACCGCTGAATTGCGTATGCGCCTGCAATCTGTGCAACCAGACGAAGGCGGATCATGATCTGCACCATTTTATCCAGCCGATGGAATAA
- a CDS encoding ABC transporter substrate-binding protein — MKSTETVEQKKPDDTKKGMKPVNKKVRRLTVLCLLAALLSSVLSSCGSDAGSNKEEDGRVTIKFWTIALQPTFNDYFNNLISEYQKNHPGVTVEWSDYPYDAISNKLLTGIASGNVPDVVNLNTEFANQMASKGALADLTPYLSDDERSSYFDGIFNSTVLDNKPYALPWYTGTEVLYMNTRLVKQAGLDPANPPKTRDELNEWSRQIKAKTGASGYALTFAARLFPVEGISILNDDKTAAAFNTPAALTMIRNMQQLIQEGVLVGEDANFDKQIQYFSSEQTAFEIAGPTFINFIKTAAPDVYKNTIAVPLPTGKADVRLSNTMNLVVPAKSGAPEQAAEFAKFLTDADNQTSFSKAANTLPSTKESIKDAYFTQNDNTLESQAKVASAESLDKAVDYMVGVPNASDINSAIAVQLQEIFLNGKDPQQGLATAEQEVNQILKQ; from the coding sequence ATGAAGAGTACGGAAACGGTGGAGCAGAAGAAGCCGGATGATACCAAGAAAGGAATGAAGCCTGTGAATAAAAAAGTCAGACGATTGACGGTACTGTGTCTGCTGGCTGCATTATTATCTTCTGTGCTCAGTTCGTGTGGATCGGATGCCGGGAGTAATAAAGAAGAAGATGGACGGGTAACGATTAAATTCTGGACGATTGCCCTGCAACCGACATTCAACGATTATTTTAATAACCTGATATCAGAATACCAAAAAAACCACCCCGGCGTCACGGTCGAATGGAGCGATTATCCATATGATGCGATCTCCAATAAGTTATTAACCGGAATTGCCAGTGGCAACGTACCGGATGTGGTTAATCTGAATACCGAATTTGCCAATCAGATGGCGTCCAAGGGTGCGCTTGCTGATCTGACACCATATTTGAGTGATGACGAGCGGTCTTCGTATTTTGACGGCATCTTCAATTCGACGGTGCTCGATAACAAGCCCTATGCGCTGCCGTGGTATACCGGTACGGAAGTGCTCTATATGAACACGCGTCTGGTGAAGCAGGCGGGACTTGATCCTGCTAATCCACCGAAAACGCGCGATGAGCTGAACGAATGGTCCCGTCAGATCAAAGCCAAAACCGGTGCTAGCGGCTATGCACTCACTTTTGCTGCGCGGCTGTTCCCGGTAGAAGGTATTTCCATTCTGAATGATGACAAAACGGCGGCTGCCTTCAATACACCGGCTGCATTGACGATGATTCGCAATATGCAGCAGTTGATTCAGGAGGGAGTACTGGTTGGCGAGGATGCCAATTTTGACAAGCAAATCCAGTACTTCTCCAGTGAACAGACGGCGTTTGAGATCGCAGGACCAACCTTTATCAACTTTATTAAAACGGCTGCGCCGGATGTGTACAAAAATACCATCGCTGTGCCACTGCCAACAGGCAAAGCCGATGTGCGATTGTCCAATACGATGAATCTGGTAGTGCCTGCCAAATCGGGCGCACCGGAGCAGGCAGCGGAATTTGCCAAATTCCTGACTGATGCGGACAATCAAACTTCCTTCTCCAAAGCGGCAAATACGCTGCCAAGCACGAAGGAATCGATCAAGGACGCGTATTTTACCCAGAATGATAATACGCTGGAGTCGCAGGCGAAGGTCGCTTCTGCCGAAAGTCTGGACAAGGCGGTCGATTATATGGTCGGCGTGCCGAATGCTAGCGATATCAACTCCGCAATTGCGGTGCAATTGCAGGAAATTTTCCTGAACGGCAAAGACCCGCAGCAGGGGCTGGCAACCGCCGAGCAGGAAGTGAATCAAATTCTGAAGCAGTAA
- a CDS encoding carbohydrate ABC transporter permease: MMRWMRTETFAAWAFMAPGLLIVAVFVLWPILYGIPLSLTDYSVIGETHYVGVKNYVTAVHDKSFLTSLWNSLVYVLIVPCIQILSILMAILVNTRLPLIKAFRAAYYIPVVTSMVAVALMWSWLFSSNGVINYILMQLGVIQEQIGWLSTSSTALYALMFITMWKGLGYYMVLYLAGLQGIPSELYEAAMIDGASRWQSILRITIPLLRPHILFCTLISLMGAIRVFDEMFVLTSGGPGNATLTSSLYIYQKGLEQFNFGYASALGLIVSVIVGALSIFVFRLNRRGGVQTYS, encoded by the coding sequence ATGATGAGATGGATGAGAACCGAGACGTTTGCCGCGTGGGCTTTTATGGCTCCCGGTCTGCTGATTGTGGCCGTATTTGTGCTATGGCCGATTTTATACGGTATTCCGCTGTCCCTGACCGATTATTCGGTCATTGGAGAAACTCACTATGTCGGCGTGAAGAATTATGTCACTGCTGTACATGACAAAAGCTTTTTGACGTCCCTTTGGAATTCGCTTGTGTATGTGCTGATCGTGCCATGTATCCAGATTCTTTCCATCCTGATGGCGATTCTGGTGAATACCCGTTTGCCGCTGATCAAGGCGTTTCGCGCCGCCTACTATATTCCGGTCGTTACCTCGATGGTAGCGGTCGCGCTGATGTGGAGCTGGCTGTTCAGCAGCAACGGCGTGATCAACTATATTCTGATGCAGCTCGGTGTGATTCAGGAGCAAATTGGCTGGCTATCCACTAGCAGCACGGCGCTGTATGCGCTCATGTTCATTACGATGTGGAAAGGGCTTGGCTACTACATGGTGCTGTACCTCGCCGGACTACAAGGCATCCCATCGGAGCTGTATGAAGCAGCGATGATCGACGGGGCGAGCCGCTGGCAAAGTATTTTGCGGATTACGATTCCGCTGCTGCGTCCGCATATTCTGTTCTGTACGCTGATCTCGCTCATGGGCGCGATTCGGGTCTTTGACGAGATGTTCGTACTGACGAGCGGCGGGCCGGGCAATGCAACGCTGACGTCGAGTCTGTATATTTATCAAAAGGGTCTGGAGCAGTTTAACTTTGGTTATGCGTCCGCCCTTGGGCTGATCGTGAGCGTCATTGTTGGCGCACTTAGCATCTTTGTGTTCCGTCTGAACCGGAGAGGCGGTGTGCAGACGTACTCATGA
- a CDS encoding carbohydrate ABC transporter permease, whose translation MRRVKKTLHYTITYLLLIILALFMTGPFLWLLSVSLMPGRNVFSNPPAILPTFIDFANYAQVWNYMNFPRYIMNTVIITVIGVVCNIVLSCMTAYPLALFRFRGRDTVFAILIATMIIPSATAMIVHYLTIQWLHLGNTYLGVVLPAAVSVFNIFLMRQTFLGIPPEIRDSGKMDGASELRIWWQLVLPLVKPGIAVIMLLEVMAFWNNFLWPIVVLDDPEKYPLAAALTYLNGQFSYNFGWIAAGTIISVIPIIVVFLFTQRYYMEGLAGAVKG comes from the coding sequence ATGCGACGGGTGAAAAAGACACTACATTACACGATTACGTACCTGCTGCTGATCATACTGGCGCTATTTATGACAGGCCCGTTTCTATGGCTGCTCAGCGTATCGCTGATGCCGGGGCGCAATGTCTTTTCCAATCCGCCAGCGATCTTGCCGACGTTTATCGATTTCGCTAATTACGCGCAGGTATGGAACTATATGAATTTCCCGCGTTACATTATGAATACCGTGATCATTACCGTGATAGGGGTTGTCTGTAATATTGTACTGTCGTGCATGACGGCGTATCCGCTGGCGCTGTTCCGCTTTCGCGGCAGAGATACGGTGTTTGCGATTCTGATTGCGACGATGATTATTCCGTCGGCAACTGCGATGATTGTGCATTATTTGACCATTCAGTGGCTGCATCTGGGGAATACGTATCTCGGTGTGGTGCTGCCTGCGGCGGTATCGGTATTTAATATTTTCCTGATGAGACAGACCTTTCTCGGCATTCCACCAGAGATTCGGGATTCCGGTAAAATGGACGGCGCGTCTGAGCTGCGCATCTGGTGGCAACTGGTCTTGCCGCTGGTGAAGCCGGGGATCGCAGTAATTATGCTGCTGGAAGTGATGGCGTTCTGGAACAATTTCCTCTGGCCTATCGTCGTACTGGACGACCCGGAGAAATATCCACTCGCCGCAGCACTGACGTATTTGAACGGACAGTTTTCGTATAATTTTGGCTGGATTGCGGCAGGCACGATCATCTCGGTTATTCCGATCATCGTCGTGTTCCTTTTCACCCAGCGATATTATATGGAGGGTCTAGCAGGAGCAGTAAAGGGATAG
- a CDS encoding DUF4127 family protein — MNTTIGNKEQIVIMPLDERPCNFNFPYRLARSTDYEPLRPPIEWMGQKKQPADTARLWTWTEMETRHASGAVLSLDTLLYGGIVPSRLHEWSSEEIAERLRHLRTLKENNPKLIIYAFQLIMRCPQYSSSDEEPDYYADWGREIFRKGYLEHLSEVQTLTADEQVELDDINSRLPQEVLDDYLGRRAINREANRLALEYVADGTIDFLIFPQDDSAPYGYTARDQQLVRAGIRERQLGTRVYMYPGADEVGCTLIARMVNTLNNAVPLMYPRFGSVEGPHIIPAYEDRRLYETLKYQIIAAGGMVADSSAEADIVLLVNTPGEKMGEAVNQGTPSANYDTERTVVELVEYAAYLLNRQEHDAEADVLSEYRSAEDARQTGSEASFTDETGNETADEAEYGALPHRPVVAIADIAYANGGDLELLDLLRQKAILYRLAGYAGWNTSSNTLGTVIAQSMLYAQYGASRRHDHFLALRYVEDFGYDSVVRKALSNGPIQELGLDKFRLDGPRGLVSEMVRSGLEQFIARYLTQEGHTIEIRDCYMPWNRMFEVGLSVRLQ, encoded by the coding sequence ATGAATACAACCATTGGTAACAAGGAACAAATCGTGATCATGCCGCTAGATGAGCGGCCGTGCAATTTCAACTTTCCGTATCGGCTTGCTCGGTCGACAGATTACGAGCCACTGCGCCCACCGATTGAATGGATGGGTCAGAAAAAGCAGCCTGCCGACACGGCCCGACTGTGGACATGGACCGAAATGGAAACGAGACATGCTAGCGGAGCGGTATTGTCGCTGGATACGCTGCTGTATGGCGGCATCGTTCCTTCGAGGTTGCACGAATGGAGCAGCGAAGAGATCGCCGAACGTCTGCGTCATCTTCGCACATTAAAAGAGAATAACCCGAAGCTGATCATCTACGCCTTTCAGCTGATTATGCGTTGCCCGCAGTATTCGTCGTCAGATGAGGAGCCGGATTATTACGCCGACTGGGGACGCGAGATTTTCCGCAAAGGATATTTGGAGCATCTATCCGAGGTACAAACGCTGACGGCAGATGAACAAGTGGAGTTGGATGACATTAACAGCCGTTTGCCACAGGAGGTGCTGGACGACTATCTCGGTCGCCGTGCGATCAATCGGGAAGCGAACCGCTTGGCGCTCGAATATGTGGCGGACGGTACGATTGATTTTCTCATTTTCCCACAGGACGATTCGGCGCCATATGGTTATACCGCGCGCGATCAGCAGCTGGTGCGTGCCGGTATTCGTGAGCGTCAGTTGGGTACGAGAGTGTATATGTATCCGGGGGCAGACGAGGTCGGATGTACACTAATTGCACGGATGGTGAATACGCTGAACAATGCCGTGCCACTTATGTATCCACGCTTTGGTTCAGTAGAAGGTCCGCATATCATTCCTGCGTATGAAGATCGGCGATTATACGAAACGTTGAAATACCAGATCATCGCTGCGGGTGGGATGGTTGCCGACAGCTCGGCGGAAGCAGATATCGTGCTGCTGGTGAATACACCGGGCGAGAAGATGGGCGAAGCCGTCAATCAGGGTACACCATCCGCCAACTATGATACCGAGCGTACCGTAGTAGAACTGGTGGAATATGCAGCATACTTGCTGAATCGACAGGAGCATGATGCAGAAGCGGATGTCCTGTCTGAATATCGTTCTGCTGAAGACGCAAGGCAGACGGGAAGTGAAGCTTCTTTTACAGATGAGACAGGAAATGAAACAGCAGATGAAGCGGAATATGGAGCATTACCGCACCGTCCGGTCGTTGCCATTGCGGATATTGCCTATGCCAATGGCGGTGATCTGGAATTGCTGGATCTACTGCGGCAAAAAGCCATCCTGTACCGTCTCGCCGGATACGCAGGCTGGAATACTAGCTCCAATACACTGGGAACTGTCATTGCGCAATCGATGCTGTATGCGCAATATGGCGCCAGTCGTCGTCATGACCATTTTCTGGCGCTGCGGTATGTAGAGGACTTTGGATATGATTCTGTCGTCCGCAAAGCATTAAGCAATGGTCCAATTCAGGAGCTAGGGCTTGATAAATTCCGCCTAGATGGACCGCGCGGACTTGTCTCTGAGATGGTTCGTAGCGGATTGGAGCAATTCATCGCCCGTTATCTGACTCAGGAAGGGCATACGATCGAAATACGGGACTGCTATATGCCGTGGAACCGCATGTTTGAAGTTGGGCTATCTGTCCGACTTCAATAA
- a CDS encoding FAD-dependent oxidoreductase has translation MNQHHHSHSPKPIVQTTNQPPTGYRTLQADVIVIGASLGGTLGALAAARQGLKVILTEPTDWIGGQLTSQAVPPDEHRWIEKGIGAPGTFIEFRERVREYYRLNYPLTEEALENPILNPGNGWVSRLAHEPKIALQVLEDMLAVYINTGRIEVLYHTEPVEAVTQHDEIVSVTVRHTGDCDSRYSTLIGSYYLDGTDEGDLLELSGTEYVSGAESKSQTDEPHALDEAEPLDMQSITHVAAVDYIEGGDFTIDKPEQYDYWKAYKPSFSEYPILSWYATDANDTSKLKEFTLFPNEQGVTSLWDYRRIVDPAIWTEKLSAEVSLLNWAMNDYYAGPVTGVPLQERLPNLESARQLTLSLVYWLQTEAPRLDGGKGYPGIRLRGDILGTTDGLAKSPYIRESRRIKGMYTITEHDVSKELRGEQGIKRYEDSVGIGSYSLDLHPTVKTHRTFYIPNYPFEIPLGSLIPVRVKNLLPACKNISMTQIAGGCYRLHPVEWNIGEAAGYLAAYAIANELTPQEVYASSEHVSRYQELLTDRGVQLHWPKEVEEEVLQPPQS, from the coding sequence ATGAACCAACATCATCATTCCCATTCACCAAAACCAATTGTACAAACGACGAATCAGCCGCCAACCGGCTATCGCACTCTACAAGCCGATGTGATCGTGATCGGTGCGAGTCTTGGCGGTACGCTAGGCGCACTGGCAGCTGCACGTCAGGGCTTGAAGGTTATTTTGACCGAACCGACCGACTGGATTGGCGGACAGCTGACCTCGCAGGCGGTACCACCGGATGAACACCGCTGGATTGAAAAAGGCATCGGCGCACCGGGTACGTTTATCGAATTCCGTGAACGGGTGCGCGAATATTATCGTCTCAACTATCCACTGACTGAAGAAGCGCTGGAGAACCCGATCCTGAACCCCGGCAACGGCTGGGTGAGTCGATTGGCGCATGAACCGAAGATTGCGCTACAGGTGCTAGAGGATATGCTAGCGGTGTATATCAATACGGGACGCATTGAAGTGTTATATCATACCGAACCAGTAGAGGCTGTCACACAGCATGATGAGATTGTATCCGTAACGGTGCGTCATACCGGAGATTGTGATTCCCGCTATTCCACACTGATCGGCTCCTACTATCTGGATGGTACAGATGAGGGTGATTTGCTGGAACTGAGCGGCACTGAATATGTGAGTGGCGCCGAGTCCAAGTCACAAACGGATGAACCGCATGCGCTGGATGAAGCTGAGCCTCTAGATATGCAGTCGATCACTCATGTAGCGGCAGTCGATTATATCGAAGGTGGCGACTTTACGATCGACAAGCCAGAGCAATACGACTACTGGAAAGCGTACAAGCCATCCTTCTCCGAGTATCCGATTCTGAGCTGGTACGCGACAGATGCCAACGATACGAGCAAGCTCAAGGAATTCACCTTGTTCCCGAATGAGCAGGGCGTGACATCATTGTGGGATTATCGCCGCATCGTCGACCCAGCGATCTGGACGGAAAAGCTAAGCGCTGAGGTCAGCCTGCTCAACTGGGCGATGAACGACTATTACGCGGGTCCGGTTACGGGTGTACCACTGCAAGAGCGCCTACCGAATCTGGAAAGCGCGCGTCAACTGACCTTATCTCTTGTCTACTGGCTGCAAACCGAAGCGCCCCGTCTGGACGGCGGCAAGGGCTATCCGGGTATTCGTTTGCGCGGCGATATTCTCGGTACAACGGATGGGCTTGCCAAATCGCCATATATCCGTGAATCGCGCCGTATTAAGGGCATGTATACGATCACAGAGCATGATGTGAGCAAGGAGTTACGCGGAGAGCAGGGCATTAAGCGGTATGAAGATAGCGTCGGGATCGGCAGCTATTCGCTTGACCTGCATCCGACCGTGAAGACGCATCGTACCTTTTACATTCCGAATTATCCATTCGAGATTCCACTCGGCTCGCTGATTCCGGTACGCGTCAAAAATCTACTGCCTGCCTGCAAAAATATCAGCATGACCCAGATTGCTGGGGGCTGCTACCGCCTGCATCCGGTCGAATGGAATATTGGTGAAGCGGCAGGTTATCTGGCGGCGTATGCAATCGCTAATGAATTGACACCACAGGAGGTGTACGCTTCCAGCGAGCATGTCAGCCGTTACCAAGAGTTGCTAACCGATCGTGGCGTACAGCTGCATTGGCCAAAAGAAGTAGAAGAAGAAGTGCTTCAACCGCCACAATCCTAA
- a CDS encoding MaoC family dehydratase, with protein sequence MKLNEFYIGQTFETGTLTITDDNIHAFASEYDPQYMHLDKEKASAGRFGGIIASGIQTLAVSFKLWVETGSYGEDVIAGTAMNNIKFIRPVFPGDVLHTVVKVLDVQPRRRETGIVTVLLSTSNEREEQVFAAELSALVQA encoded by the coding sequence ATGAAGTTGAACGAATTTTATATCGGTCAGACATTTGAGACCGGTACATTAACGATAACGGATGACAATATCCATGCTTTTGCTTCGGAATACGATCCGCAATATATGCACTTGGACAAGGAAAAAGCCAGCGCCGGACGATTCGGTGGCATTATCGCCTCCGGCATCCAAACGCTGGCGGTATCGTTTAAGTTGTGGGTAGAAACAGGCAGCTACGGCGAAGATGTAATCGCTGGAACCGCCATGAACAATATCAAATTCATTCGTCCCGTCTTTCCCGGCGATGTACTGCATACAGTTGTCAAAGTACTCGACGTCCAGCCTAGACGCAGAGAAACCGGCATTGTGACGGTGCTGCTCTCTACCTCTAATGAACGAGAAGAACAGGTTTTCGCCGCAGAATTATCCGCGCTGGTTCAGGCGTAA
- a CDS encoding DUF2179 domain-containing protein, with protein sequence MFTILLFIFAIQIVYVTAYTLRTILTLKGQKYVAASIGTVEVVIYVLGLNMVLSYLDQIVSLVVYAVGYGMGILLGSWIEEKIALGYITVKVISDAPNYRLAEVLRDKGYGVTAWIGHGRDGERIMMEILAKRKNRENLYKNILEIDPKAFVIMVEPREFHGGFWTKAIKR encoded by the coding sequence ATGTTTACGATTTTGCTGTTTATTTTTGCGATTCAAATAGTGTATGTAACGGCGTATACGCTGCGTACCATTCTGACGCTCAAAGGTCAGAAGTATGTGGCTGCCAGTATCGGCACAGTGGAGGTCGTCATTTATGTACTGGGCTTGAATATGGTGCTCAGCTACTTGGATCAGATTGTGAGTCTGGTTGTGTACGCGGTTGGTTATGGTATGGGGATTCTGCTTGGTTCGTGGATTGAGGAGAAAATTGCCCTTGGTTATATTACCGTCAAGGTAATTAGCGACGCGCCTAACTACCGTCTCGCCGAAGTACTGCGCGACAAAGGCTACGGCGTCACCGCCTGGATCGGTCACGGTCGCGATGGCGAACGCATCATGATGGAGATTCTTGCCAAACGCAAAAACCGTGAGAATCTGTACAAGAACATTTTGGAGATTGATCCGAAGGCGTTTGTGATTATGGTAGAGCCGCGCGAGTTTCACGGCGGATTTTGGACGAAGGCGATCAAGCGTTGA
- a CDS encoding aldo/keto reductase — protein MPSQVPTKTLNDGLDIPAIGLGTYSLNGYNGVESIKQGIEVGYRLIDSAFNYENEGAVGRAVRESSVPRDQLRICSKLPGRHHAYDKALVTIEESLLRTGLDYFDLYIIHWPNPKQDRYVEAWQAMIEAQKRGYVRSIGVSNFLPEHLERIIKETGVAPVLNQVELHPYFEQTQQRAANDKHGIITESWSPLGRGRGEGVLEDAGVKAIADAHGKTPTQVILRWHTQLGAVPIPKAGSREHQQENLDIFDFELTDEQMQTISAFSKDNKRLWDQDPAEYEEF, from the coding sequence ATGCCAAGTCAGGTTCCAACCAAGACATTGAACGACGGACTGGACATTCCAGCGATTGGGCTGGGTACTTACTCGCTTAACGGTTATAACGGTGTCGAATCTATCAAGCAGGGGATTGAAGTCGGGTATCGACTGATTGACTCGGCGTTTAACTATGAGAATGAAGGCGCAGTCGGACGTGCTGTACGGGAAAGCTCAGTGCCGCGCGACCAGCTACGTATCTGCTCCAAGCTGCCCGGACGGCATCATGCGTACGACAAAGCACTGGTAACGATTGAAGAATCGCTGCTGCGCACGGGGTTGGACTATTTTGACCTATATATCATTCATTGGCCCAATCCGAAGCAGGATCGATACGTGGAGGCATGGCAAGCGATGATCGAAGCGCAAAAACGCGGCTATGTACGCTCCATCGGTGTCAGCAACTTCCTACCCGAGCATTTGGAGCGCATAATCAAGGAAACGGGCGTTGCGCCAGTGCTCAATCAGGTAGAGCTACATCCGTATTTTGAACAGACTCAGCAGCGTGCTGCCAACGACAAGCATGGCATCATTACCGAATCGTGGAGCCCGCTTGGTCGCGGACGCGGTGAGGGTGTGCTGGAGGATGCCGGAGTGAAGGCAATCGCCGACGCTCATGGCAAAACGCCAACGCAAGTCATTCTGCGCTGGCATACACAGCTAGGCGCCGTTCCGATTCCCAAAGCTGGATCGCGCGAGCACCAGCAGGAGAATCTGGACATCTTCGACTTTGAGCTGACTGACGAGCAGATGCAAACCATCTCGGCATTTAGCAAGGATAACAAGCGTCTATGGGATCAGGACCCGGCGGAATATGAAGAGTTTTGA
- a CDS encoding PadR family transcriptional regulator, with amino-acid sequence MRVLKYAILGLLYRQEYSGYDITTQFKKEIGQFWSAKHSQIYPELRKLVEEDLVHFRTQIQGEKLEKKMYTLTDSGRQELLAWAASPEPLPETEKDAFMLKMYFIHTLSREEAAALFGDQLRQRREKLTNLQQEYEQLLPIFGTGDTKEHTMTFDHPYLGHYLVLTKAMAREQSYVQWLERHMQLFA; translated from the coding sequence ATGCGCGTATTAAAATATGCCATTCTCGGTCTGCTATATCGTCAGGAATATAGCGGCTACGATATAACTACACAATTCAAAAAGGAAATAGGGCAGTTTTGGAGTGCCAAGCACAGCCAGATTTACCCAGAGTTGCGCAAGCTGGTGGAGGAGGATCTAGTCCATTTCCGTACCCAAATTCAAGGCGAAAAGCTGGAAAAGAAAATGTACACCCTCACAGATAGCGGGCGGCAGGAGTTGCTGGCGTGGGCAGCGTCGCCGGAGCCTTTGCCGGAAACGGAAAAGGATGCGTTTATGCTGAAGATGTATTTTATCCATACGCTATCGCGAGAGGAAGCAGCAGCCTTGTTTGGCGATCAACTGCGGCAACGTCGGGAGAAGCTGACGAATTTGCAGCAGGAGTATGAACAGCTGTTGCCGATATTCGGTACAGGAGATACAAAGGAGCATACGATGACCTTTGACCACCCGTATCTGGGGCATTATCTGGTGCTGACCAAGGCAATGGCGCGTGAGCAGAGCTACGTACAATGGCTGGAGCGTCACATGCAGTTGTTTGCATAA
- a CDS encoding phenolic acid decarboxylase, translating to MDNFVGSHMIYTYENGWEYEIYIKNDHTIDYRIHSGMVAGRWVRDQEVDLVKLTQGVYKVSWTEPTGTDVSLNFMPDEKRMHGIIFFPKWVHEHPEITVCYQNDHIDLMEQSRLKYETYPKYVVPEFADITFIENAGVDNEEVIALAPYAGMTDDIRAGRPLKQS from the coding sequence ATGGACAATTTTGTAGGCAGTCATATGATTTATACGTATGAAAACGGCTGGGAATATGAGATCTATATCAAAAACGATCATACGATCGATTACCGGATTCACTCTGGTATGGTAGCTGGACGCTGGGTACGTGATCAGGAAGTCGATCTGGTCAAACTGACGCAAGGCGTGTATAAAGTATCTTGGACTGAACCGACAGGTACAGATGTATCGCTGAATTTTATGCCGGACGAGAAACGGATGCACGGCATTATTTTCTTCCCGAAATGGGTGCATGAACATCCAGAAATCACAGTTTGTTACCAAAATGATCATATCGATCTGATGGAGCAATCCCGCTTGAAATACGAAACGTATCCTAAATACGTCGTTCCTGAATTTGCCGATATTACCTTTATCGAAAATGCAGGCGTGGACAATGAAGAAGTCATCGCACTGGCTCCATATGCTGGTATGACCGACGATATTCGCGCAGGTCGTCCGCTGAAACAGTCTTAA